From Leopardus geoffroyi isolate Oge1 chromosome B4, O.geoffroyi_Oge1_pat1.0, whole genome shotgun sequence, a single genomic window includes:
- the POU6F1 gene encoding POU domain, class 6, transcription factor 1 isoform X2, giving the protein MDPGAGPESSLTVNEQVIVMSGHETIRVLEVGVDAQISAEEEGKGLEGVAAEGSQSRGPAEASEPAGEAGPDNPDSSAEATVKSLPGIPPSPAPAVATFSQAPSQPQASQTLTPLAVQAAPQVLTQENLATVLTGVMVPAGAVTQPLLIPISIAGQVAGQQGLAVWTIPTATVAALPGLTAASPTGGIFKPPLAGLQAAVLNAALPTPVQAVPPVQASSPTQPRPAAQPQTLFQTQPLLQTTPAILPQPTAATATAPVPKPVDTPPQITVQPAGFALSPGIISAASLGGQTQILGSLTTTPVIANAIPSMPGISSQILTNAQGQVIGALPWVVNSASVAAPAPAQSLQVQAVTPQLLLNAQGQVIATLASSPLPPPVAVRKASTPESPAKSEVQPIQPTPAVPQPAVVITSPAPAAKPSASAPIPITCSETPTVSQLVSKPHTPSLDEDGINLEEIREFAKNFKIRRLSLGLTQTQVGQALTATEGPAYSQSAICRFEKLDITPKSAQKLKPVLEKWLNEAELRNQEGQQNLMEFVGGEPSKKRKRRTSFTPQAIEALNAYFEKNPLPTGQEITEIAKELNYDREVVRVWFCNRRQTLKNTSKLNVFQIP; this is encoded by the exons ATGGATCCTGGAGCCGGGCCAGAGTCATCACTGACCGTCAATGAGCAG GTCATCGTGATGTCAGGCCACGAGACCATCCGCGTGCTGGAAGTTGGAGTGGATGCCCAGATCTCTGCTGAGGAGGAGGGCAAAGGACTGGAGGGTGTCGCTGCCGAGGGCTCCCAGAGCAGAGGCCCGGCCGAAGCCAGTGAACCCGCTGGTGAAGCTGGGCCAGACAACCCAGACTCCTCTGCAGAGGCAACTG TGAAGTCTCTCCCGGGGATCCCTCCGAGCCCTGCCCCTGCGGTTGCCACCTTCAGCCAAGCCCCAAGCCAGCCTCAGGCATCGCAGACCCTGACGCCACTGGCTGTACAAGCTGCCCCCCAG GTCTTGACTCAGGAAAACTTAGCCACAGTTCTGACAGGAGTTATGGTTCCAGCAGGGGCAGTTACTCAACCTCTTCTTATCCCCATCAGTATTGCAGGTCAAGTGGCTGGTCAGCAGGGGCTGGCCGTGTGGACAATTCCTACAGCAACCGTGGCTGCCCTCCCAGGACTGACAGCTGCTTCTCCTACGGGGGGAATTTTCAAGCCACCTTTAGCCGGTCTGCAAG CTGCCGTGCTGAACGCCGCTCTCCCGACACCCGTACAAGCTGTCCCGCCGGTACAGGCCTCCTCGCCCACGCAGCCCCGGCCAGCGGCCCAGCCCCAGACGCTGTTCCAGACCCAGCCGCTGCTGCAGACCACGCCGGCCATTCTACCGCAGCCCACCGCTGCCACCGCTACTGCCCCCGTCCCCAAGCCAGTGGACACCCCCCCACAGATCACCGTCCAGCCTGCAGGCTTCGCACTGAGTCCAGGAATT ATCAGTGCTGCTTCCCTCGGGGGACAGACCCAGATCCTAGGCTCCCTCACTACCACTCCGGTCATTGCCAACGCCATTCCCAGCATGCCAGGGATCAGCAGTCAGATCCTCACCAACGCTCAGGGACAG GTTATTGGAGCACTTCCGTGGGTAGTGAACTCGGCTAGTGTGGCAGCCCCAGCACCAGCCCAAAGCCTGCAGGTCCAGGCTGTGACACCCCAGCTGTTGTTGAATGCCCAGGGCCAGGTGATCGCGACCCTGGCCAGCAGCCCCCTGCCTCCGCCCGTGGCTGTCCGGAAGGCAAGCACGCCTGAGTCCCCTGCTAAGAGTGAG GTCCAGCCCATCCAGCCCACGCCAGCCGTGCCGCAGCCAGCGGTGGTCATCACCAGCCCAGCCCCGGCGGCCAAGCCATCTGCCTCTGCTCCCATTCCAATCACCTGCTCTGAGACCCCTACTGTCAGCCAGTTGGTATCCA AGCCGCATACCCCAAGCCTGGATGAGGACGGAATCAACTTGGAAGAGATCCGGGAGTTTGCCAAGAACTTTAAGATCCGGCGGCTGTCCTTGGGCCTCACACAGACTCAGGTGGGCCAAGCTCTGACTGCAACGGAAGGCCCAGCCTACAGCCAGTCAGCCATCTGCCG ATTTGAGAAGCTGGATATCACACCCAAGAGTGCCCAGAAGCTGAAGCCAGTGCTGGAAAAGTGGCTGAATGAAGCCGAACTCCGGAACCAGGAAGGGCAGCAGAACCTGATGGAGTTCGTGGGAGGGGAGCCCTCCAAGAAACGCAAACGCCGCACCTCCTTCACCCCCCAGGCCATAGAGGCTCTGAATGCCTACTTCGAGAAGAACCCGCTGCCCACAGGCCAGGAGATCACCGAGATCGCTAAGGAGCTCAACTACGACCGGGAGGTCGTGCGCGTCTGGTTCTGCAATCGGCGCCAGACGCTCAAGAACACCAGCAAGCTGAATGTCTTTCAGATCCCTTAG
- the POU6F1 gene encoding POU domain, class 6, transcription factor 1 isoform X1, with the protein MDPGAGPESSLTVNEQVIVMSGHETIRVLEVGVDAQISAEEEGKGLEGVAAEGSQSRGPAEASEPAGEAGPDNPDSSAEATVKSLPGIPPSPAPAVATFSQAPSQPQASQTLTPLAVQAAPQVLTQENLATVLTGVMVPAGAVTQPLLIPISIAGQVAGQQGLAVWTIPTATVAALPGLTAASPTGGIFKPPLAGLQAAAVLNAALPTPVQAVPPVQASSPTQPRPAAQPQTLFQTQPLLQTTPAILPQPTAATATAPVPKPVDTPPQITVQPAGFALSPGIISAASLGGQTQILGSLTTTPVIANAIPSMPGISSQILTNAQGQVIGALPWVVNSASVAAPAPAQSLQVQAVTPQLLLNAQGQVIATLASSPLPPPVAVRKASTPESPAKSEVQPIQPTPAVPQPAVVITSPAPAAKPSASAPIPITCSETPTVSQLVSKPHTPSLDEDGINLEEIREFAKNFKIRRLSLGLTQTQVGQALTATEGPAYSQSAICRFEKLDITPKSAQKLKPVLEKWLNEAELRNQEGQQNLMEFVGGEPSKKRKRRTSFTPQAIEALNAYFEKNPLPTGQEITEIAKELNYDREVVRVWFCNRRQTLKNTSKLNVFQIP; encoded by the exons ATGGATCCTGGAGCCGGGCCAGAGTCATCACTGACCGTCAATGAGCAG GTCATCGTGATGTCAGGCCACGAGACCATCCGCGTGCTGGAAGTTGGAGTGGATGCCCAGATCTCTGCTGAGGAGGAGGGCAAAGGACTGGAGGGTGTCGCTGCCGAGGGCTCCCAGAGCAGAGGCCCGGCCGAAGCCAGTGAACCCGCTGGTGAAGCTGGGCCAGACAACCCAGACTCCTCTGCAGAGGCAACTG TGAAGTCTCTCCCGGGGATCCCTCCGAGCCCTGCCCCTGCGGTTGCCACCTTCAGCCAAGCCCCAAGCCAGCCTCAGGCATCGCAGACCCTGACGCCACTGGCTGTACAAGCTGCCCCCCAG GTCTTGACTCAGGAAAACTTAGCCACAGTTCTGACAGGAGTTATGGTTCCAGCAGGGGCAGTTACTCAACCTCTTCTTATCCCCATCAGTATTGCAGGTCAAGTGGCTGGTCAGCAGGGGCTGGCCGTGTGGACAATTCCTACAGCAACCGTGGCTGCCCTCCCAGGACTGACAGCTGCTTCTCCTACGGGGGGAATTTTCAAGCCACCTTTAGCCGGTCTGCAAG CAGCTGCCGTGCTGAACGCCGCTCTCCCGACACCCGTACAAGCTGTCCCGCCGGTACAGGCCTCCTCGCCCACGCAGCCCCGGCCAGCGGCCCAGCCCCAGACGCTGTTCCAGACCCAGCCGCTGCTGCAGACCACGCCGGCCATTCTACCGCAGCCCACCGCTGCCACCGCTACTGCCCCCGTCCCCAAGCCAGTGGACACCCCCCCACAGATCACCGTCCAGCCTGCAGGCTTCGCACTGAGTCCAGGAATT ATCAGTGCTGCTTCCCTCGGGGGACAGACCCAGATCCTAGGCTCCCTCACTACCACTCCGGTCATTGCCAACGCCATTCCCAGCATGCCAGGGATCAGCAGTCAGATCCTCACCAACGCTCAGGGACAG GTTATTGGAGCACTTCCGTGGGTAGTGAACTCGGCTAGTGTGGCAGCCCCAGCACCAGCCCAAAGCCTGCAGGTCCAGGCTGTGACACCCCAGCTGTTGTTGAATGCCCAGGGCCAGGTGATCGCGACCCTGGCCAGCAGCCCCCTGCCTCCGCCCGTGGCTGTCCGGAAGGCAAGCACGCCTGAGTCCCCTGCTAAGAGTGAG GTCCAGCCCATCCAGCCCACGCCAGCCGTGCCGCAGCCAGCGGTGGTCATCACCAGCCCAGCCCCGGCGGCCAAGCCATCTGCCTCTGCTCCCATTCCAATCACCTGCTCTGAGACCCCTACTGTCAGCCAGTTGGTATCCA AGCCGCATACCCCAAGCCTGGATGAGGACGGAATCAACTTGGAAGAGATCCGGGAGTTTGCCAAGAACTTTAAGATCCGGCGGCTGTCCTTGGGCCTCACACAGACTCAGGTGGGCCAAGCTCTGACTGCAACGGAAGGCCCAGCCTACAGCCAGTCAGCCATCTGCCG ATTTGAGAAGCTGGATATCACACCCAAGAGTGCCCAGAAGCTGAAGCCAGTGCTGGAAAAGTGGCTGAATGAAGCCGAACTCCGGAACCAGGAAGGGCAGCAGAACCTGATGGAGTTCGTGGGAGGGGAGCCCTCCAAGAAACGCAAACGCCGCACCTCCTTCACCCCCCAGGCCATAGAGGCTCTGAATGCCTACTTCGAGAAGAACCCGCTGCCCACAGGCCAGGAGATCACCGAGATCGCTAAGGAGCTCAACTACGACCGGGAGGTCGTGCGCGTCTGGTTCTGCAATCGGCGCCAGACGCTCAAGAACACCAGCAAGCTGAATGTCTTTCAGATCCCTTAG